One Cohnella candidum genomic region harbors:
- a CDS encoding CvfB family protein, which translates to MTLQAGTTERLKVRRETPPYGWFVGEGDEGGAEILFPYGEAVVSRPQPGDETELFLFHDDKGRLTATQRKPLIQLGEMARLAVADFHPRFGYFLEMGIGRQLLLPLKELPEERKNAWPQTGDELHVVMKHDKEGRMLARLAKVDDFADAAIRAPGVWKNEWKEAWVTDVFRDGAFALVEGGVIGYGALGYVHESAMAGTLRIGQKFKARVAQVRDDGRVTLTMKQPKETGRLEDADRILAFLKERPGGGMPYSDETPADIIQKRFDLSKSAFKRALGKLMKEGLVIQKASWTYLKDRPEGAAESPSGQPDREDV; encoded by the coding sequence ATGACGCTCCAAGCCGGCACGACCGAGCGCTTGAAGGTCCGCAGGGAGACGCCTCCCTACGGCTGGTTCGTCGGCGAAGGGGACGAAGGCGGCGCGGAAATTCTTTTTCCTTACGGAGAAGCGGTCGTCAGCCGTCCCCAGCCGGGCGACGAGACGGAGCTCTTCCTGTTCCATGACGACAAAGGGCGGCTGACCGCCACGCAGCGGAAACCGCTCATTCAACTGGGCGAAATGGCCCGTCTCGCCGTGGCCGACTTTCACCCCCGCTTCGGCTACTTCCTCGAAATGGGCATCGGCCGCCAGCTGCTGCTTCCTCTCAAGGAACTGCCGGAAGAACGGAAAAACGCGTGGCCGCAAACGGGAGACGAGCTGCACGTCGTCATGAAGCACGACAAGGAAGGCCGCATGCTCGCCCGCTTGGCCAAGGTGGACGATTTCGCGGACGCGGCCATTCGGGCACCCGGCGTTTGGAAAAACGAGTGGAAGGAAGCCTGGGTGACCGACGTTTTCCGCGACGGCGCTTTCGCCTTGGTGGAAGGCGGCGTTATCGGTTACGGAGCGCTCGGGTACGTGCATGAATCCGCCATGGCGGGAACGCTTCGGATCGGCCAGAAATTCAAGGCGAGAGTGGCCCAGGTGCGGGATGACGGCCGGGTGACGCTCACGATGAAGCAGCCGAAAGAAACGGGCCGGCTGGAGGACGCCGACCGGATTTTGGCGTTTCTGAAGGAAAGGCCGGGCGGTGGCATGCCGTATTCCGACGAGACGCCCGCGGACATTATCCAGAAGCGTTTCGACTTAAGCAAGTCGGCTTTTAAACGCGCGCTCGGCAAACTGATGAAAGAAGGACTCGTGATCCAGAAAGCGAGTTGGACCTATTTGAAGGACCGTCCCGAGGGAGCGGCCGAAAGCCCGTCCGGGCAGCCGGATCGGGAGGACGTGTGA
- a CDS encoding YqeG family HAD IIIA-type phosphatase: protein MFERLLPDQIVKTVFDIDLNELKARNVRGIITDLDNTLVSAKTPLATPELVTWLDGVKDAGLKVVILSNNNLTRVSKFADPLGIPYVPMARKPAHRAFRKALDKLGLAPEQAVVVGDQMMTDVLGGRRMGLHTILVTPIALGEEGFMTRINRRIEKIALSRLRRAGKWPTQGGKTK, encoded by the coding sequence ATGTTCGAGCGATTGCTGCCCGATCAAATCGTGAAAACCGTTTTCGATATCGATTTGAACGAATTGAAAGCCCGGAACGTCCGGGGCATCATTACCGATTTGGATAATACGCTGGTCAGCGCCAAAACCCCGCTCGCGACTCCCGAGCTGGTGACGTGGCTGGACGGCGTGAAGGATGCCGGCTTGAAAGTCGTGATCCTTTCCAACAATAACCTGACCCGCGTGTCCAAATTCGCGGACCCGCTGGGCATTCCTTACGTGCCGATGGCGCGCAAGCCGGCTCACAGGGCGTTCCGCAAGGCGCTGGATAAGCTGGGTCTCGCGCCGGAGCAAGCGGTCGTGGTCGGCGACCAAATGATGACCGACGTGCTCGGCGGCCGGCGGATGGGGCTGCACACGATCCTGGTGACGCCGATCGCGCTGGGGGAAGAAGGCTTCATGACGCGGATCAACCGCCGCATCGAGAAAATCGCGCTTTCCCGGCTCCGGCGCGCCGGAAAGTGGCCTACCCAAGGGGGGAAAACGAAATGA
- a CDS encoding response regulator transcription factor, producing MPHITVVDDDLPILNLISEYMRKEGFQVSSFADGNGLTEFIRQHHPDALVLDIMMPGANGLALLTELRTFTEMPIVMISAKGAETDRIIGLELGCNDFLAKPFNPRELVGRVKSLLRLVASNPTFQYPEEPSPALRRGNAAVFRDYRRVEVAGSELSLTAREYDLFSYLLSHPDRPFGREQLIRQVWQYDFVGDVRAVDDLVRRLRRKLAEAGSTVTIETVWSFGYKAKVKNG from the coding sequence ATGCCCCATATTACCGTGGTTGACGATGATTTGCCGATTTTGAATTTGATTTCGGAGTACATGCGCAAGGAAGGCTTTCAAGTGTCCTCGTTCGCCGACGGCAATGGACTGACGGAATTCATCCGGCAGCACCATCCGGACGCTTTGGTCCTCGACATTATGATGCCCGGCGCAAACGGGCTCGCCTTATTGACGGAGCTGCGTACTTTCACGGAAATGCCTATCGTCATGATTTCCGCCAAGGGAGCCGAAACCGACCGTATCATCGGACTGGAGCTGGGCTGCAACGATTTTTTGGCCAAGCCTTTTAACCCGCGCGAACTGGTCGGCCGGGTCAAATCCCTCCTCCGGCTCGTTGCGTCCAACCCAACATTCCAATACCCGGAAGAGCCGAGCCCTGCCCTCCGAAGGGGCAACGCAGCCGTGTTTCGGGACTACCGCCGCGTCGAAGTCGCCGGAAGCGAATTATCCTTGACGGCAAGGGAATACGATTTGTTTTCGTATTTGCTGTCGCACCCCGATCGGCCCTTCGGACGTGAGCAGCTCATCCGGCAGGTGTGGCAATACGACTTCGTAGGCGATGTACGCGCGGTGGACGATTTGGTCAGGCGTCTTCGCCGAAAATTGGCCGAAGCAGGCTCGACCGTAACCATCGAGACGGTGTGGAGCTTCGGATACAAAGCCAAGGTAAAAAACGGATGA
- the leuS gene encoding leucine--tRNA ligase, with protein sequence MSQENQQGYKPQTIEPKWQKYWDENKTFRTTEDPGKKKFYALDMFPYPSGAGLHVGHPEGYTATDIVSRYKRMKGFNVLHPMGWDAFGLPAEQYALQTGRHPRDITVENINNFRRQIKSLGFSYDWDREFSTTDPDYYKWTQWIFIQLYKKGLAYVAEVPVNWCPALGTVLANEEVIDGLSERGGHPVIRKPMRQWMLKITEYAERLLDDLEELDWSESIKDMQRNWIGKSTGAEVTFAIDGHDASLTVFTTRPDTLFGATYCVLAPEHELVAAIVSADQKAAVEAYVDLAARKSDLERTDLAKDKTGVFTGAYAVNPVSGAKVPIWIADYVLSGYGTGAIMAVPGHDERDWEFAKKFGLPIVEVVAGGNVEEAAFTGDGEHVNSDFLNGLSTPDAIAAMIEWLEKDGSGRGKVTYRLRDWLFSRQRYWGEPIPVLHFEDGTMETVPEEELPLLLPDVDAIEPSGTGESPLANVEDWLYVTDPRTGRKARRETNTMPQWAGSCWYYLRFIDPHNHKEICSPEKQREWLPVDLYIGGAEHAVLHLLYARFWHKVLYDIGVVQTKEPFHKLVNQGMILGTNNEKMSKSRGNVINPDDIVNEFGADTLRMYEMFMGPLEATKPWNTNGVEGVYRFLARVWRLFVDDSGKLSGKIQDVPGDESFRRTWHKTIKKLTEDYEGLRFNTAISQLMIFVNEAYKTETLPKQAMEHFVQMLSPIAPHITEELWERLGHQGSVSYVPWPAYDPALTVDAEVEIAVQVNGKIADRVNVASDLDEAGMQETALALDKVKALIEGKTVRKVIAVKGKLVNIVAN encoded by the coding sequence ATGAGCCAAGAAAACCAGCAAGGCTACAAACCGCAGACGATCGAGCCCAAGTGGCAGAAGTATTGGGACGAGAACAAGACGTTCCGCACGACGGAAGATCCGGGCAAAAAGAAGTTTTACGCCCTCGACATGTTTCCGTATCCTTCGGGAGCGGGACTCCACGTCGGACACCCGGAAGGCTACACCGCGACCGACATCGTCAGCCGCTACAAGCGGATGAAGGGCTTCAACGTGCTGCACCCGATGGGGTGGGACGCATTCGGCTTGCCGGCCGAGCAATACGCCCTGCAGACGGGCCGCCATCCGCGCGACATCACGGTGGAGAACATCAACAACTTCCGCCGCCAGATCAAGTCGCTCGGCTTCTCCTATGACTGGGACCGCGAGTTCAGCACGACGGACCCGGACTACTACAAATGGACGCAATGGATTTTCATCCAGTTGTACAAGAAGGGCCTCGCCTACGTGGCGGAGGTGCCGGTCAACTGGTGTCCGGCTCTCGGCACGGTTCTCGCGAACGAGGAAGTCATCGACGGCCTCAGCGAACGCGGCGGCCATCCGGTCATTCGGAAGCCGATGCGTCAGTGGATGCTGAAAATCACCGAGTACGCCGAACGCCTGCTGGACGATCTCGAGGAGCTCGATTGGTCCGAGAGCATCAAGGACATGCAGCGCAACTGGATCGGCAAGTCGACGGGGGCGGAAGTTACTTTCGCCATCGATGGTCATGACGCATCGCTGACAGTATTCACGACGAGGCCGGATACGCTGTTCGGCGCGACGTACTGCGTGCTGGCGCCGGAGCATGAGCTCGTCGCCGCCATCGTATCCGCGGACCAGAAGGCGGCCGTCGAAGCTTACGTGGACCTGGCAGCCCGCAAAAGCGATCTGGAGCGGACCGATCTCGCGAAAGACAAAACGGGCGTGTTCACGGGCGCTTACGCGGTCAACCCGGTCAGCGGAGCCAAGGTGCCGATCTGGATCGCAGACTACGTGCTCAGCGGCTACGGAACGGGAGCCATCATGGCGGTGCCGGGCCACGACGAGCGCGACTGGGAGTTCGCGAAGAAGTTCGGGCTGCCGATCGTGGAAGTCGTGGCGGGCGGCAATGTCGAAGAAGCCGCGTTCACGGGAGACGGAGAGCATGTGAACTCCGATTTCCTGAACGGGCTTTCGACGCCTGACGCGATCGCGGCCATGATCGAATGGCTGGAGAAGGACGGCAGCGGCCGGGGCAAGGTGACCTACCGCTTGCGCGACTGGCTGTTCAGCCGCCAGCGTTACTGGGGGGAACCGATTCCGGTTCTTCACTTCGAGGACGGCACGATGGAGACGGTGCCGGAAGAGGAGCTTCCGCTGCTGCTGCCGGACGTGGACGCGATCGAGCCTTCCGGAACCGGAGAGTCGCCGCTCGCCAACGTCGAAGACTGGCTGTATGTGACCGATCCGCGAACCGGCCGCAAGGCGCGCCGCGAAACGAACACGATGCCGCAATGGGCCGGCAGCTGCTGGTACTACCTGCGGTTCATCGATCCGCATAACCACAAGGAAATTTGTTCGCCCGAGAAGCAGCGCGAGTGGCTGCCGGTCGACCTCTACATCGGCGGGGCGGAGCATGCGGTCCTTCACTTGCTGTACGCCCGTTTCTGGCACAAGGTGCTGTACGACATCGGGGTCGTCCAGACGAAGGAACCGTTCCACAAGCTGGTCAACCAGGGCATGATTTTGGGCACGAACAATGAGAAAATGTCCAAGTCGCGCGGCAACGTCATCAATCCGGACGACATCGTGAACGAATTCGGCGCGGATACGCTGCGGATGTACGAGATGTTCATGGGCCCGCTGGAGGCGACGAAGCCTTGGAACACGAACGGCGTCGAAGGCGTCTACCGGTTCCTCGCGCGCGTCTGGCGCCTGTTCGTGGACGACAGCGGCAAGCTGAGCGGGAAGATCCAGGACGTACCGGGCGACGAATCGTTCCGCAGAACCTGGCATAAAACGATCAAGAAGCTGACGGAAGACTACGAGGGGCTCCGTTTCAACACGGCGATCAGCCAGCTGATGATTTTCGTCAACGAGGCGTATAAGACCGAGACGCTGCCGAAGCAGGCGATGGAGCACTTCGTGCAAATGCTGTCCCCGATCGCTCCGCATATCACGGAAGAGCTGTGGGAGCGGCTCGGCCACCAAGGCTCGGTGTCGTATGTGCCGTGGCCGGCTTACGACCCGGCGCTGACCGTCGACGCGGAAGTGGAGATCGCGGTGCAGGTGAACGGCAAAATCGCCGACCGCGTCAACGTGGCGTCCGATTTGGACGAAGCGGGCATGCAGGAAACGGCGCTAGCCCTCGACAAAGTGAAAGCCTTGATCGAAGGCAAGACGGTACGCAAAGTCATCGCGGTGAAAGGAAAGCTCGTCAACATCGTCGCGAACTAA
- a CDS encoding HAMP domain-containing sensor histidine kinase: MKTIRGRLFLSLALVMFFSIAVTIFLFYRSTADLLRDQAVTQLELQMEKALEVLNGGQIADLDDAALDLRFKDHLFAAEYAVLDAKNKVVASSIPSWIGSVPAAGQSGTTGKIRTEGAEWLYTVEDIDSPKTRLMLFTHIEDLRGFNRQWIGVTAIALAAGSLFIFMIGMLFVWNTTRPLLKLRRMVGEFQPYGDANAIPPSESDSEIGQLIHTFRAMAVRIRNHHDQQSEFLHRVSHELRTPLMSIQGYALAIQDQVIPQEQALSVIQNESNRLIQMVEKLLEMAQLDQVSEEWPATPVNLRELTERTVEIIAPYAAERNVTVSVAGPEMPEIDLPQEQVFQVMINLLHNAVRHAQSQARVTVEDRHGVWAIRVEDDGEGVPEPLREAVFSRFFKGPGGGTGLGLTICRQIADRIGGVIEYRDSDWGGACFTFRSAS, from the coding sequence ATGAAAACGATTCGGGGACGCTTATTCCTTTCATTGGCCCTTGTCATGTTTTTTTCCATCGCGGTAACGATTTTCTTATTCTACAGGTCTACAGCGGATCTCCTTCGCGACCAGGCCGTCACCCAGCTCGAACTGCAGATGGAAAAAGCTCTGGAAGTTTTGAACGGCGGACAAATCGCGGACCTGGACGACGCGGCGCTCGATCTGCGTTTCAAAGACCATCTGTTCGCCGCCGAATACGCCGTGCTGGACGCCAAAAATAAAGTCGTCGCCTCCAGCATCCCTTCCTGGATCGGTTCGGTACCCGCCGCCGGCCAGAGCGGAACGACCGGCAAGATCCGCACGGAAGGAGCCGAATGGCTCTATACGGTAGAGGATATCGACAGCCCCAAAACGAGGCTCATGCTCTTTACCCACATCGAGGATCTCAGAGGTTTCAATCGGCAATGGATCGGGGTCACCGCCATCGCTTTGGCTGCGGGTTCCCTGTTCATTTTCATGATCGGGATGCTGTTCGTTTGGAATACGACGCGTCCCCTGCTGAAACTACGGCGGATGGTCGGAGAGTTTCAGCCCTACGGAGATGCAAACGCCATTCCGCCCAGCGAATCGGATTCGGAAATCGGGCAGCTGATTCATACGTTTCGGGCCATGGCCGTCCGGATCCGGAACCATCATGATCAACAGTCCGAATTTTTGCACCGCGTATCCCACGAGCTTCGCACGCCGCTCATGTCCATCCAGGGATACGCGCTGGCGATCCAAGACCAGGTCATTCCGCAGGAGCAAGCCCTTTCCGTTATCCAAAACGAATCTAACCGACTCATCCAAATGGTGGAGAAACTGCTGGAGATGGCCCAGTTAGATCAAGTGAGCGAAGAGTGGCCGGCAACTCCGGTCAATTTGCGGGAGTTGACAGAACGAACGGTGGAAATCATCGCTCCTTACGCTGCCGAAAGAAACGTAACCGTATCTGTCGCAGGTCCGGAAATGCCGGAAATCGATTTGCCTCAAGAACAGGTTTTCCAAGTCATGATCAATCTGCTCCACAACGCCGTTCGCCATGCCCAAAGCCAAGCGAGGGTTACCGTGGAGGACAGGCATGGCGTATGGGCGATCCGTGTGGAGGATGACGGGGAAGGGGTTCCCGAGCCACTAAGAGAAGCCGTTTTTTCTCGATTCTTCAAAGGCCCGGGCGGGGGAACCGGCCTCGGTTTGACGATCTGCAGACAAATCGCGGATCGGATAGGCGGGGTGATCGAATATCGAGATTCGGACTGGGGCGGTGCTTGTTTCACGTTCAGATCGGCGTCCTGA
- the rsfS gene encoding ribosome silencing factor produces MAGKSEQLLKTVVAGAEDKKAHDLVALDLQGISLVADYFVICHGNSDTQVLAIATEIRKRAEEGGFRVRLEGMDTARWVLIDMGDVVAHVFHKDEREYYHLERLWSDAKAVETV; encoded by the coding sequence ATGGCAGGAAAATCGGAACAACTGCTCAAAACGGTCGTAGCCGGAGCCGAGGATAAGAAAGCCCACGATCTCGTGGCGCTTGATTTGCAAGGCATTTCGCTCGTCGCGGACTATTTCGTCATTTGCCACGGCAATTCCGATACGCAGGTGCTGGCGATCGCGACGGAAATCCGCAAACGCGCGGAGGAAGGCGGCTTCCGGGTCCGCTTGGAAGGCATGGATACGGCCCGCTGGGTATTGATCGACATGGGAGACGTCGTCGCGCACGTGTTCCATAAGGACGAACGCGAGTACTATCATCTCGAGCGTCTGTGGTCCGACGCGAAGGCCGTGGAAACCGTATGA
- the yqeK gene encoding bis(5'-nucleosyl)-tetraphosphatase (symmetrical) YqeK — protein MNLEALREATSRQMPEKRWKHTLGVVETAIKLAKQYGGDAAKAELAALLHDYAKAWPIDRQEQAIRDNGLPQELLAFDKELWHAHVGAWAVQQEHDIRDEEVLDAIRYHTSGRDKMTLLDKIVCLADYIEPGRDFPGVNKIRRLAEHSLEEGLVAGFDSTVTLLVEKGKRIFPLTVIARNGLIEEIKQRGRTERNGG, from the coding sequence ATGAATCTTGAAGCCCTCCGCGAGGCCACGAGCCGGCAAATGCCGGAAAAGCGCTGGAAGCATACCCTCGGCGTCGTGGAAACGGCGATAAAGCTGGCGAAACAGTATGGCGGGGACGCCGCGAAGGCGGAGCTCGCCGCGCTGCTGCACGACTACGCGAAAGCATGGCCGATCGACCGGCAGGAGCAAGCGATCCGCGACAACGGCCTGCCCCAGGAGCTGCTTGCGTTCGATAAAGAGCTGTGGCACGCGCATGTCGGTGCTTGGGCCGTCCAGCAAGAACACGACATTCGGGACGAGGAAGTGCTGGACGCGATCCGGTACCACACGTCCGGTCGCGATAAGATGACGCTTCTCGACAAGATCGTGTGCTTGGCCGATTACATCGAGCCGGGCCGCGATTTTCCCGGCGTGAATAAGATCCGCCGTCTGGCGGAGCATAGTTTGGAAGAAGGGCTTGTCGCAGGGTTCGATTCCACGGTTACCCTGCTGGTGGAGAAAGGCAAACGCATTTTTCCTTTGACGGTAATCGCCCGTAACGGACTGATCGAAGAAATCAAACAACGCGGTCGAACCGAACGCAATGGAGGTTGA
- the yhbY gene encoding ribosome assembly RNA-binding protein YhbY, translating to MLTGKQKRHLRSLAHHLDPIFQIGKGGTNEHLIRHIEEAIETRELIKVSVLNNSLEEARDIAPEIAEAAGCELVQVIGKTIVLYKQAKEEKNRTIELPK from the coding sequence ATGCTGACCGGAAAACAAAAACGGCATCTCCGTTCGCTCGCCCACCATCTCGATCCGATTTTTCAGATCGGCAAGGGCGGCACGAACGAGCACTTGATCCGCCATATCGAAGAGGCGATCGAAACGCGCGAGCTGATCAAAGTATCGGTATTGAACAACTCCCTGGAGGAAGCGCGGGACATCGCGCCGGAGATCGCGGAAGCGGCCGGCTGCGAGCTGGTGCAGGTCATCGGCAAAACGATCGTGCTGTACAAACAGGCGAAAGAGGAGAAAAACCGCACCATCGAGCTTCCCAAGTAA
- the yqeH gene encoding ribosome biogenesis GTPase YqeH — MTPSSSAVFRCSGCGIPLQTEHKDRPGYVPSSAKEREPAVCQRCFRIKNYNEASSVTVDQDEFLKLLGGIASTNSLVVHIVDLFDFEGSMISSLQRFVGHNEVLLVVNKIDLLPRVTNFNRLRNWVQKQAKENGLRVVDVVLCSAKRGTGFDRVVEAVGRLRGDRDVYVVGATNVGKSTLINRLISDYSDLHQELTVSRYPGTTLDAVHIPLDDGKHIVDTPGIVYESRLTEIIPREDLGAVLPDKPLKPLTYQLDEKQTLFFGALVRFDFVEGEHQSFTVYASSGIPIHRTKLERADELYENHKGVMLAPPNAEGLATLPAWTRHRLRIARGAKQDVFVSGLGWIKANSESGALIDVFAPRGIKVMLRDSMI, encoded by the coding sequence ATGACCCCGTCTTCCTCGGCGGTTTTCCGCTGTTCCGGCTGCGGAATCCCGCTTCAGACCGAGCATAAGGATCGGCCGGGCTACGTCCCTTCATCCGCGAAGGAACGGGAGCCGGCCGTTTGCCAGCGCTGCTTCCGGATCAAAAACTACAACGAAGCCTCGTCGGTCACGGTCGACCAGGACGAATTCCTGAAGCTGCTCGGCGGCATTGCCTCGACCAATAGCTTGGTCGTCCATATCGTCGACCTCTTCGATTTCGAAGGCAGCATGATTTCCAGCCTGCAGCGATTCGTCGGCCATAACGAAGTGCTGCTCGTCGTGAACAAAATCGACCTGCTGCCGCGCGTGACCAACTTTAACCGGCTGCGCAACTGGGTGCAGAAACAGGCGAAGGAGAACGGCCTGCGCGTCGTCGACGTCGTGCTGTGCAGCGCGAAGCGCGGCACCGGTTTCGACCGGGTGGTCGAAGCGGTCGGCCGGCTGCGGGGCGACCGCGACGTCTACGTCGTCGGCGCGACGAACGTCGGCAAGAGCACGCTGATCAACCGCCTGATCTCGGATTACAGCGACCTGCACCAGGAGCTCACCGTATCCCGTTATCCGGGCACGACGCTGGACGCCGTGCACATTCCGCTGGACGACGGCAAGCATATTGTCGACACCCCCGGCATCGTATACGAATCCCGGCTGACGGAGATCATCCCTCGCGAGGATCTCGGCGCCGTGCTTCCGGACAAGCCGCTGAAGCCGCTCACGTACCAGCTGGACGAGAAGCAGACGCTATTCTTCGGAGCGCTGGTTCGTTTCGACTTCGTGGAAGGCGAGCATCAGTCGTTTACGGTTTACGCGTCCTCCGGCATTCCCATCCATCGGACGAAGCTTGAGCGGGCAGACGAATTGTACGAAAACCACAAGGGCGTCATGCTCGCACCTCCGAACGCGGAGGGATTGGCGACTTTGCCGGCTTGGACGCGCCACCGGCTGCGCATCGCACGAGGCGCCAAGCAGGACGTTTTCGTATCCGGACTCGGCTGGATCAAGGCCAACTCCGAATCGGGCGCCTTGATCGACGTTTTCGCGCCGAGGGGCATCAAAGTGATGCTCCGGGATTCGATGATCTAG
- the nadD gene encoding nicotinate-nucleotide adenylyltransferase: MRRTGLFGGTFDPIHFGHLLAAEAAREAAKLEEVWFIPTFVPPHKPQPGADSETRRRLLELALADSPAFRVEDLELAREGVSYTIDTVNALLERHPDRTFYWIVGSDMVKDLPNWRQSEELAERVTFIGLERPGEPCDDTELPPYIRRKLLRASMPPMGLSSTDIRRRRKEGRSFRFMTPEPVYEWIQRNGLYES, translated from the coding sequence ATGAGGCGGACCGGTTTATTCGGGGGTACGTTCGATCCGATTCATTTCGGGCATTTGCTGGCGGCCGAAGCGGCGCGCGAAGCCGCGAAACTGGAGGAGGTCTGGTTCATTCCGACCTTCGTTCCGCCCCACAAGCCCCAGCCGGGAGCCGATTCGGAAACGAGGCGGCGTTTGCTGGAATTGGCTTTGGCGGACAGCCCGGCGTTCCGGGTCGAGGACCTGGAGCTGGCGAGGGAAGGCGTCTCGTATACGATCGATACCGTGAACGCGCTGCTTGAGCGGCATCCGGACCGGACGTTTTATTGGATCGTCGGCTCGGATATGGTGAAGGACCTGCCCAATTGGCGGCAGTCGGAAGAACTCGCGGAGCGCGTGACGTTCATCGGGCTCGAAAGGCCGGGGGAGCCGTGCGACGATACGGAGCTTCCGCCCTATATCCGCAGGAAACTGCTCCGGGCTTCGATGCCGCCGATGGGGCTGTCGTCCACGGATATCCGCCGCCGCCGCAAGGAGGGCCGGTCCTTCCGTTTCATGACGCCGGAGCCGGTTTACGAATGGATACAAAGGAATGGTCTCTATGAATCTTGA
- the aroE gene encoding shikimate dehydrogenase has translation MDSNTMMYGVIGDPIGHSKSPLMQNRAFRETGVNGAYAAFRVAPERLGEAIAGMRAMGFRGLNVTIPHKVAVMAFLDEIDEGARAIGAVNTIVNENGRLIGRNTDGIGYVRSLKEEAEPELAGKRIVVLGAGGASRGILWALNRERPASLQVANRTWDKARELADSLAESQAPAVQAVRWEELKEACSEADIVINTTSVGMAPHVEETPIDPSWVRPGAVASDLIYNPLTTTFLQQAQERGCRIHGGLGMFVYQGAYAFEYWTGVPAPAAAMREEVLASFTGK, from the coding sequence ATGGACAGCAATACCATGATGTACGGCGTGATCGGGGACCCCATCGGCCATTCGAAGTCCCCGCTCATGCAGAACCGGGCCTTCCGGGAAACGGGGGTCAACGGCGCGTACGCCGCGTTTCGCGTCGCCCCCGAGCGGCTGGGAGAAGCGATCGCCGGCATGCGCGCGATGGGGTTTCGGGGGCTGAACGTCACGATTCCCCACAAAGTGGCCGTCATGGCCTTTTTGGACGAGATCGACGAAGGCGCGCGCGCAATCGGCGCGGTTAACACGATCGTGAACGAGAACGGCCGGCTGATCGGCCGCAACACCGACGGAATCGGCTATGTCCGCTCGCTCAAAGAGGAAGCGGAACCGGAGCTGGCCGGCAAACGGATCGTCGTGCTCGGCGCGGGAGGCGCGTCCCGGGGCATCCTGTGGGCGCTGAACCGGGAGCGTCCGGCTTCTCTGCAGGTGGCGAACCGGACGTGGGACAAAGCCCGGGAACTGGCGGACAGTCTGGCGGAAAGCCAGGCGCCGGCCGTTCAAGCCGTCCGCTGGGAAGAGCTGAAGGAAGCGTGCAGTGAGGCGGACATCGTCATCAATACGACTTCCGTCGGCATGGCACCGCACGTGGAGGAGACGCCGATCGATCCGTCCTGGGTCCGCCCGGGCGCGGTGGCGAGCGACCTGATCTACAATCCGCTGACGACGACGTTTTTGCAGCAAGCTCAGGAGAGGGGCTGCCGAATCCACGGCGGTCTCGGCATGTTCGTTTACCAAGGCGCTTACGCCTTCGAATATTGGACCGGAGTCCCGGCCCCCGCGGCGGCCATGCGGGAAGAAGTATTGGCCTCATTCACAGGAAAGTAG
- a CDS encoding class I SAM-dependent DNA methyltransferase, whose amino-acid sequence MRSYREFASVYDRLMEEMPYAEWLIFARRCFEKYGMPKSVVDLGCGTGNISIPLAKSGFEVFGIDLSSDMLAIARSKWDEPPSSIGTGGGAGSIRWLQQDMRDWDLPRPVDAVISFCDCLNYLTEPEDVVSTLRQTYAGLAPGGLFVFDVHAPRTLEKYAEEQPFVYDEKDVAYLWTSEYDAEDRIIRHDLTFFVRDESAGGAASGLYRRFTESHAQRAYDPEWIAERLKAAGFELLHRSADFEWDAPSEDSERLFYVARKPK is encoded by the coding sequence ATGCGTTCCTATCGGGAATTCGCTTCCGTGTATGACCGGCTGATGGAAGAGATGCCTTACGCGGAATGGCTCATATTCGCGAGGCGGTGCTTCGAAAAGTACGGCATGCCGAAGTCGGTCGTCGATCTCGGCTGCGGGACGGGTAACATTTCGATTCCGCTGGCCAAATCCGGCTTCGAGGTATTCGGCATCGACCTGTCGTCCGACATGCTGGCCATCGCGCGCAGCAAGTGGGACGAGCCGCCCTCCTCCATCGGCACGGGCGGCGGCGCGGGATCCATTCGCTGGCTGCAGCAAGACATGCGCGACTGGGATTTGCCGAGGCCGGTCGATGCCGTCATCAGCTTCTGCGACTGTTTGAACTATTTGACCGAGCCGGAGGACGTCGTGAGTACGCTTCGCCAAACGTACGCCGGACTCGCGCCGGGCGGACTGTTCGTATTCGACGTGCATGCGCCGCGGACGCTCGAGAAATACGCCGAGGAACAGCCCTTCGTATACGACGAGAAAGACGTCGCGTATTTGTGGACTTCGGAATACGATGCGGAAGACCGGATCATCCGCCACGACCTCACCTTCTTCGTGCGGGACGAGTCGGCGGGAGGTGCCGCATCGGGCCTTTACCGGAGGTTTACCGAGTCGCATGCCCAGCGGGCTTACGACCCGGAGTGGATCGCGGAGCGGCTGAAAGCCGCCGGCTTCGAGCTGCTTCATCGGAGCGCCGATTTCGAGTGGGACGCCCCGAGCGAGGATTCGGAAAGACTGTTTTACGTCGCGAGGAAGCCGAAATGA